A genomic segment from Aegilops tauschii subsp. strangulata cultivar AL8/78 chromosome 1, Aet v6.0, whole genome shotgun sequence encodes:
- the LOC109772901 gene encoding uncharacterized protein: protein MSSFAGQQSRPWTGDAAAATPSGDARDDGASSMKDLGSSTNASAISFGFAATAILIAMFLLMAIFEHLIKPGWAASRGSRDDGDGDAHGRRAQPSHSHPGRHPRDQGSPEKLAPPPKMEAVAAAPDLTVVMPGQRYPTFLAQPAPLLLPCTREGVRWPPHHDHRRSFLPP, encoded by the exons ATGAGCAGCTTCGCGGGGCAGCAGTCAAGGCCGTGGACgggggacgccgccgccgccaccccgtcGGGCGACGCGCGGGACGACGGCGCCTCCTCCATGAAGGACCTCGGGTCCTCCACCAACGCCAGCGCCATCTCATTCGGCTTCGCCGCCACCGCCATCCTCATCGCCATGTTCCTCCTCATGGCCATCTTCGAGCACCTCATCAAGCCCGGCTGGGCGGCCTCCCGGGGCTCccgcgacgacggcgacggcgacgcccACGGGCGCCGCGCCCAGCCGTCGCACTCGCACCCCGGCCGGCACCCGCGCGACCAAGGCTCGCCGGAGAAGCTCGCGCCTCCGCCCAAG ATGGAGGCCGTGGCGGCGGCGCCGGACCTGACGGTGGTGATGCCGGGGCAGCGGTACCCGACGTTCCTGGCGCAGCCGGCGCCCCTCCTGCTTCCTTGCACGAGAGAAGGCGTGCGTTGGCCGCCGCACCATGACCATCGCCGCTCCTTTCTGCCGCCATGA
- the LOC109772914 gene encoding ethylene-responsive transcription factor ERF073-like, with translation MRTPPASFAFSAASSPHHHRATMPPRRRGSSGYRGVREHPSGAFYAEIRCGDVRPGLGTFETAHEAARAYDAAAWRLQRPRAQMNFHDVFTREQAQAVAPLPRLITEQDREEHCRWQRRLLITEEDERAMPEWRRRYPQDVADENAF, from the coding sequence ATGCGCACTCCCCCCGCTTCCTTTGCTTTCTCCGCCGCTTCCTCGCCCCATCAccaccgcgccaccatgccgccgcgccgccgggGATCTTCTggctaccgcggcgtccgcgaGCACCCCTCCGGCGCCTTCTACGCCGAGATCCGGTGTGGCGACGTCCGCCCCGGCCTCGGCACGTTCGAGACCGCACatgaggccgcccgcgcgtacgacgcggcggcgtggcgcctccagAGGCCTCGCGCGCAGATGAACTTCCACGACGTCTTCACACGCGAGCAGGCGCAAGCCGTTGCCCCTCTGCCTCGTCTTATAACAGAACAGGACCGTGAGGAACACTGTCGGtggcagcgccgcctcctcatcACCGAGGAGGACGAGCGAGCCATGCCGGAGTGGCGCCGGCGCTACCCGCAGGACGTCGCCGACGAAAATGCCTTCTAG